The Candidatus Kryptonium sp. genome contains a region encoding:
- a CDS encoding DUF819 family protein gives MIKNPTEIFVYLVLLIFAIYKASQIKFLSKFFRYLPPVIWVYFLPMLSSALGLIPRESEFYTWARTYLLPSALVLLLLSANIPVIMKLGLKAIVMFLTGSFGIIIGGPIVLLIFERWLPPDAWKGLGALSGSWMGGSATMLAIAQSIGTPESLLAPLIVVDTVVGYGWMGIVIFLSAYQDKVDEFNRVDKAILVELNKRMQEVKESKRRFLSFIDFATMISISFVIGIISLKMGSILPEIGVIISHYTWGIIIATAIGVVLSFTKLSELEHSGSTHVGNFMLYLLLASVGARANIYGIFETPIFMLVGIVWIMIHAICLFVVGRLIKAPMFLMATSSQANIGGPVTAPIVASVYQSALAPVGLLMAVAGNIIGIYGGLLCSQLCYIVSRF, from the coding sequence ATGATTAAAAATCCAACTGAAATTTTTGTTTATCTCGTTTTATTAATTTTCGCAATATACAAAGCAAGCCAGATAAAATTTTTATCAAAGTTTTTCAGATACTTGCCACCAGTTATTTGGGTTTATTTCCTTCCGATGCTTTCATCGGCGTTAGGGTTGATCCCGCGTGAGTCTGAATTTTATACTTGGGCGAGAACTTACCTTTTACCATCTGCTCTCGTTTTGCTTTTGCTTTCTGCAAATATACCAGTTATAATGAAGCTTGGTCTCAAAGCAATAGTTATGTTTTTGACTGGTTCATTCGGTATAATCATTGGAGGTCCGATAGTTTTGTTAATTTTTGAGCGCTGGTTACCTCCTGATGCGTGGAAGGGTTTGGGAGCTTTATCTGGGAGTTGGATGGGTGGAAGTGCAACGATGCTTGCCATAGCACAAAGCATTGGGACTCCTGAGTCATTGCTTGCTCCCTTAATAGTTGTTGATACCGTCGTTGGATATGGATGGATGGGGATTGTGATATTTTTGTCAGCATATCAAGACAAGGTGGACGAATTCAATCGCGTTGATAAAGCGATTCTAGTGGAGTTAAACAAAAGAATGCAAGAAGTAAAGGAATCAAAGCGAAGATTTTTGAGTTTTATTGATTTCGCAACAATGATTTCTATTTCGTTCGTAATTGGAATTATATCTTTAAAGATGGGTTCTATCTTACCAGAGATTGGAGTAATAATATCTCACTATACTTGGGGAATTATAATCGCAACCGCTATTGGTGTTGTTTTGTCTTTTACAAAGTTGTCGGAGCTTGAGCATTCTGGCTCAACCCATGTTGGAAATTTCATGCTATATCTTTTGCTCGCATCGGTTGGTGCAAGAGCAAATATCTATGGAATTTTTGAAACCCCCATTTTCATGCTTGTTGGGATCGTTTGGATAATGATCCATGCTATATGTTTGTTTGTGGTTGGAAGATTGATAAAAGCGCCAATGTTCTTAATGGCAACAAGTAGCCAAGCAAACATAGGCGGACCAGTTACAGCTCCAATTGTTGCATCAGTTTATCAAAGTGCTCTTGCACCGGTTGGACTTCTAATGGCTGTAGCTGGAAATATCATTGGAATTTACGGCGGTCTTTTATGTTCGCAACTTTGCTACATAGTGTCAAGATTCTAA
- a CDS encoding KOW motif-containing protein, whose protein sequence is MDLSWYVLQTKPKQENLVELYLNSANIEVFNPKIQEIRIVKEKRKKVIVPLFPNYVFAKLKPSLFDLVIYTRGVRKILGVNGKPKPIKETIIEEIKERVNWNNHIYIPDKPETDSELRPGDYVVVINGPLKGFIGIIEKINNTRAIVMLISMDYQVKADIHKFLLCKIDPQELES, encoded by the coding sequence ATGGATTTAAGTTGGTACGTCTTGCAGACTAAACCAAAACAAGAAAATCTCGTTGAATTATATTTAAATTCTGCAAACATTGAGGTTTTCAATCCCAAAATTCAAGAAATTCGCATAGTTAAAGAAAAAAGAAAAAAAGTTATCGTCCCGTTATTTCCAAATTACGTATTTGCAAAATTAAAACCGAGTTTGTTTGATCTTGTAATATACACACGGGGGGTAAGAAAAATCTTAGGAGTCAACGGAAAACCAAAGCCAATAAAAGAAACAATAATAGAAGAAATAAAAGAAAGAGTGAACTGGAACAATCACATCTATATACCTGATAAACCTGAAACTGATTCAGAACTTCGGCCAGGTGACTATGTCGTTGTAATAAACGGACCACTAAAAGGATTTATTGGGATAATTGAAAAAATTAACAATACAAGGGCGATTGTTATGCTTATCTCAATGGATTATCAAGTAAAGGCGGATATTCATAAGTTTTTGCTTTGTAAAATTGATCCACAAGAATTAGAATCTTGA
- a CDS encoding polysaccharide biosynthesis tyrosine autokinase: MEKLGTNGQPFFQPEEETINLYEVIQVLYRGKWLIILVFILVVLATAIFTFMQDPIYESTAVILIEKGKKGLGLSEAFDITGLSEQRNIKNEIEILKSRSLAEAVAKKLINRVYIDPENKKDTILVILPSRKDLREGIKPFASIETILERFEKNVKVESPRDADIIKITARSKNPKEAALIANTFADAYYERNLLMSRNESRSVRKFLEEQLADKKKILDQAESQLETYMKSAGVVALDEESRKLIEQLSDLESKRGEAIVEISTAQKKLNAYLEQIKQIEPEFVKVATEALDPYIKYLQEEIAKLEVTRDQIVAQNPKVGSKEVLDKSLREIDEQLASLRKKLQEKISEFLKTGFASSGTPGTQTYDPTGFVKELKQKILLTEIELTAYEAKKKELDKLIAQLNQKFETIPSKLIDYARLERARMSSEKLYLLIEEKYQEAMIAEQSQFGYVQIIDYATPEPKPVSPKVHLNLILSVIIGLGLGVGIVFIREFFDRSVKTPEQLEKKGFTVLSAIPIIEIETKLDGKQLKKDEGRNIAAHLITHLSPKSPVAEAYRVLRTGIQFAKLDRKIKSIIVASSAPKEGKSTTASNLAITMAKADLKTVLLDTDLRRPVLHRVFSVKREPGLTDYLFGRAEIDTIFKQTDVDNLYLVPCGVVPPNPSELLGSEKMKEFIEYLKLNYDFIIFDTPPLVAVTDALILANQVDGVLLVASAGKTEIDVVDKAREMIHRVGGNVIGVLLNNFDASATYGTYYRYYRYYRYYDYYGADRDKS; encoded by the coding sequence ATGGAAAAATTAGGTACTAATGGGCAACCTTTTTTTCAGCCTGAGGAGGAAACAATAAATTTATATGAAGTCATACAAGTTCTTTACAGGGGTAAGTGGCTTATAATTCTTGTTTTTATTCTTGTTGTATTAGCAACAGCAATTTTTACATTTATGCAAGATCCAATTTATGAATCAACCGCTGTTATCTTGATAGAGAAGGGTAAAAAAGGACTTGGCTTAAGTGAAGCATTTGACATTACGGGTTTATCGGAACAAAGAAACATAAAAAATGAAATTGAGATACTGAAAAGCCGTTCTCTTGCTGAAGCAGTTGCAAAGAAGCTAATTAACAGAGTTTATATTGATCCAGAGAATAAAAAAGATACGATTCTCGTAATACTTCCATCTCGTAAAGATCTTAGGGAAGGAATAAAACCCTTCGCAAGCATAGAAACGATACTTGAAAGGTTTGAAAAAAATGTCAAAGTTGAATCACCGCGCGATGCAGATATAATAAAAATCACAGCAAGAAGCAAAAATCCTAAAGAAGCAGCTTTAATTGCCAATACTTTTGCGGACGCTTACTATGAACGAAATCTTTTGATGAGCAGAAATGAATCAAGAAGCGTGAGAAAGTTTCTTGAGGAACAACTCGCAGACAAGAAGAAAATACTTGATCAAGCCGAAAGTCAACTTGAAACATATATGAAATCCGCTGGGGTTGTCGCCCTTGATGAAGAATCAAGAAAATTAATAGAGCAGCTTTCTGATTTAGAATCAAAGCGCGGGGAAGCAATTGTTGAAATTTCTACAGCCCAGAAAAAATTAAATGCATATCTTGAACAAATAAAGCAAATTGAACCTGAATTTGTAAAAGTTGCAACAGAAGCGCTTGATCCTTATATCAAATACTTGCAAGAGGAAATCGCAAAGCTTGAGGTGACGAGAGACCAAATTGTTGCGCAAAATCCAAAAGTTGGAAGCAAAGAAGTTTTAGATAAAAGTCTTCGTGAAATAGATGAACAACTAGCCTCATTGAGAAAGAAGCTGCAAGAAAAAATATCTGAGTTCTTAAAAACGGGTTTTGCAAGTTCAGGAACGCCAGGCACCCAAACTTATGATCCAACTGGGTTCGTAAAAGAATTAAAGCAAAAAATTCTCTTAACGGAAATTGAATTAACAGCCTATGAAGCAAAGAAAAAGGAACTTGATAAATTAATCGCACAGCTAAACCAAAAGTTTGAAACAATACCCTCAAAACTGATCGACTACGCACGACTTGAGCGTGCAAGGATGAGTAGCGAAAAATTATATCTTTTAATTGAGGAAAAATATCAAGAGGCAATGATTGCTGAACAGTCACAGTTTGGCTATGTTCAAATAATTGATTATGCAACTCCCGAACCAAAACCAGTAAGTCCGAAAGTTCATTTAAATTTAATTTTAAGTGTTATAATTGGACTTGGACTTGGAGTTGGAATTGTTTTTATAAGAGAATTCTTTGACAGATCGGTAAAAACCCCCGAACAGCTCGAAAAGAAAGGGTTTACAGTTCTTTCAGCGATACCCATCATTGAAATTGAAACTAAACTTGATGGAAAGCAACTTAAAAAAGATGAAGGTAGAAATATCGCCGCTCACCTAATAACCCACTTAAGCCCTAAATCACCAGTTGCTGAAGCATATAGAGTTTTAAGAACAGGGATACAATTTGCTAAACTTGATAGAAAAATTAAATCAATCATTGTTGCAAGCAGTGCGCCAAAAGAAGGAAAATCAACTACAGCTTCAAATCTTGCAATTACAATGGCTAAAGCAGATTTGAAAACAGTTCTACTTGATACAGACCTAAGGCGCCCAGTTCTTCATAGAGTTTTTAGTGTAAAAAGAGAGCCAGGACTTACAGATTATTTATTTGGAAGAGCAGAAATTGATACAATTTTCAAACAAACTGATGTTGATAATCTTTATTTAGTTCCATGTGGAGTTGTTCCTCCGAATCCATCCGAGCTTCTTGGTTCTGAGAAGATGAAAGAATTTATTGAATACCTTAAATTAAACTATGATTTCATCATCTTTGATACGCCACCGCTTGTTGCCGTAACAGACGCTTTAATACTTGCAAATCAGGTTGATGGAGTTTTGCTTGTAGCATCAGCTGGAAAGACAGAAATTGATGTCGTTGATAAAGCAAGAGAAATGATTCATCGCGTGGGAGGAAATGTAATTGGTGTTCTTCTAAATAACTTTGATGCAAGCGCAACCTATGGAACATATTATAGATACTATCGGTACTATAGATATTACGATTACTACGGGGCTGATAGAGATAAAAGCTAA
- the flhF gene encoding flagellar biosynthesis protein FlhF, whose amino-acid sequence MKIKKFVAPTLKEATEMMKKEFGDDAIILGTRRIKQPGIWGFLKPELIEIVGAIEENRFQESRVASYEAPKNTVDLLRRMTEEIETKQRRLDEDEKNEVFEKYNYSIIKSDLEEVKQALNQITEHLKYRNSIQYPPLLKKAFVNLLEKEVDEDLANKIVRTVLTKLSGEELKSEKIIENEIINVIADIIKFSKPVKPIRRKSFVLAFVGPTGVGKTTTVAKLAAIYKLFENAKVALISADTYRIAAIEQLQTFANIANIPMDVAYTPEDIARIIRKHQDKDIILIDTVGRNQRQTEHISELAKFIKSADPDEVHLVLSATSSYKNMIDVYNRFKALVPNRLIFSKVDEAVSLGYILNIAYKTKLPLSYITTGQNVPDDIAVAEPKVVANLIYKEVLL is encoded by the coding sequence ATGAAAATTAAAAAGTTTGTAGCACCAACATTGAAAGAAGCTACTGAGATGATGAAGAAAGAATTCGGGGATGACGCCATAATTCTCGGAACGAGAAGAATTAAGCAACCTGGAATTTGGGGTTTTTTGAAACCGGAGTTAATTGAAATTGTTGGGGCAATAGAAGAGAATAGATTTCAAGAATCAAGAGTTGCTTCATACGAAGCTCCGAAAAATACGGTTGATTTGCTGCGAAGAATGACCGAAGAAATTGAAACAAAACAAAGGAGATTAGATGAAGACGAAAAAAATGAGGTTTTTGAAAAATATAACTATAGCATAATTAAAAGCGATCTTGAGGAGGTAAAGCAAGCACTAAATCAAATAACAGAACATCTAAAATATAGAAATTCAATTCAATATCCCCCTCTTTTGAAAAAAGCCTTTGTGAACCTCTTGGAAAAAGAGGTTGATGAAGATTTAGCTAATAAGATTGTGCGCACTGTTCTTACAAAATTAAGCGGAGAGGAATTAAAGAGCGAGAAAATAATTGAAAATGAGATAATAAATGTGATAGCTGACATTATTAAGTTTTCAAAACCTGTAAAGCCGATCCGAAGGAAAAGCTTTGTGCTTGCCTTTGTTGGACCAACAGGGGTTGGGAAAACAACAACGGTTGCAAAGTTAGCTGCTATCTATAAATTGTTTGAAAATGCCAAAGTTGCATTGATATCAGCAGATACCTACCGAATAGCAGCAATTGAGCAGCTTCAAACCTTTGCCAACATCGCTAATATTCCAATGGATGTCGCTTATACACCAGAAGATATTGCAAGAATCATCCGAAAACATCAGGATAAAGACATAATTCTTATTGATACCGTTGGAAGAAATCAGAGACAAACTGAGCATATCTCTGAACTTGCAAAATTTATAAAGAGCGCTGATCCAGATGAAGTTCACTTGGTTTTAAGTGCAACATCAAGTTACAAAAATATGATAGATGTTTATAATAGATTTAAAGCCTTGGTGCCGAACCGATTGATATTTTCTAAAGTTGACGAGGCTGTTAGTTTAGGTTACATTCTTAATATCGCCTATAAAACTAAACTACCCCTTTCATATATCACGACGGGACAAAATGTTCCAGATGATATAGCTGTTGCTGAACCTAAAGTAGTAGCAAACTTAATTTATAAGGAAGTTTTGCTATGA
- a CDS encoding P-loop NTPase: MIADQAEKLRSVVREKIEKRSGLAHVIAVGSGKGGSGKTNITLNLGLILSKNGKKVLLYDADLNLANIDILLGITPKFRFLDFINGDVQIRDILIEVRENLVLIPANSGVVNFPKIPGERLIQVLDEILTLERNFDFILIDTPAGISDEVIKLLGYSDDYILVVTPEPTSIMDAYAVIKLVYYQTGKANVKLIVNNVNNSINPIEIANRLSLVAEKFLGVKINYIGSIPSDPFIPKSVMMQKPFVEAFPRSGASIALNKIAMNLLSLDKVKKQKSFWERFIELCGL; the protein is encoded by the coding sequence ATGATAGCTGATCAAGCGGAAAAGTTAAGAAGTGTCGTTCGGGAAAAGATAGAAAAGCGAAGTGGCTTAGCTCATGTGATCGCCGTAGGAAGTGGGAAGGGAGGAAGTGGAAAAACGAATATAACTTTAAATCTTGGATTAATTCTGAGCAAAAATGGGAAAAAAGTTCTACTTTATGATGCGGATCTAAACCTCGCAAATATTGATATTTTGCTTGGAATTACACCTAAATTTAGATTCCTTGACTTTATTAACGGAGATGTTCAGATAAGAGACATCTTAATTGAGGTCAGAGAAAACCTGGTTCTTATACCTGCAAATTCTGGGGTTGTGAATTTCCCAAAGATCCCGGGCGAAAGGTTAATTCAAGTGCTTGATGAAATTTTAACACTTGAACGAAATTTTGATTTCATTCTCATAGATACTCCAGCTGGAATATCTGATGAAGTTATAAAACTTCTCGGTTATTCGGACGATTACATACTTGTCGTCACGCCCGAGCCAACCTCAATAATGGATGCATATGCAGTGATAAAACTTGTCTATTACCAAACTGGGAAAGCAAATGTTAAGTTAATTGTTAACAATGTTAATAACTCTATAAATCCAATTGAAATTGCAAATAGACTATCTCTCGTCGCAGAAAAATTCTTGGGTGTGAAAATAAATTACATCGGTTCAATTCCAAGTGATCCATTCATCCCAAAATCAGTAATGATGCAGAAACCATTTGTTGAAGCATTCCCGAGATCTGGGGCTTCAATTGCTCTGAATAAAATTGCAATGAATCTTTTATCCCTTGATAAAGTTAAAAAACAAAAATCATTTTGGGAGAGGTTTATAGAACTATGCGGGCTTTGA
- a CDS encoding FliA/WhiG family RNA polymerase sigma factor gives MSVNFAKREQNETVENLFAIYKKTRDPEVKKKLITLYIDFVRGIVRKMGLNYSGALLGEEDLVDIGIIGLSDAIDKFDPKIGVKFETYAYTRIRGSIIDEIRKIDNLPRSVRNKLDQIDKARIKIENKVGDRAGDWLVADEAGLTIEEYNQITTLEHSSKNVSFNLMIGENTELGEMIESDDKNPEEILIENEIKQAIADELKKLSEKERLVMVLYYYEELTFREIADVLKLSESRVSQLHTSALRKIRESLKSKFSF, from the coding sequence ATGTCCGTGAACTTTGCTAAAAGAGAACAAAATGAAACGGTTGAAAACCTTTTCGCAATATACAAAAAGACGCGTGATCCAGAAGTTAAGAAGAAGTTGATCACTCTTTATATTGATTTCGTTCGGGGCATTGTCAGAAAAATGGGCTTGAATTATTCTGGTGCATTGCTTGGTGAAGAAGATCTCGTTGATATCGGGATAATAGGTTTGAGCGATGCAATTGACAAGTTTGATCCAAAAATTGGTGTTAAGTTTGAAACATATGCTTATACGCGAATTAGGGGAAGCATAATTGATGAGATAAGAAAAATAGACAATCTTCCGAGATCGGTTAGAAATAAACTTGATCAAATAGACAAGGCAAGGATAAAAATTGAGAACAAAGTTGGAGATAGAGCAGGAGATTGGCTTGTTGCTGACGAAGCTGGGTTAACCATTGAGGAGTATAATCAAATCACAACGCTTGAGCATTCTTCTAAAAATGTATCTTTCAATTTAATGATAGGTGAGAACACGGAGCTCGGGGAAATGATAGAAAGCGATGATAAAAATCCAGAAGAAATTTTAATTGAAAATGAAATTAAACAGGCGATAGCGGATGAGTTGAAAAAGCTTTCGGAGAAAGAGCGTCTTGTCATGGTGCTTTACTATTATGAGGAATTGACATTTAGAGAAATTGCCGATGTTTTAAAGTTAAGTGAATCAAGAGTATCACAATTACATACGAGCGCATTGAGGAAAATTCGTGAATCTCTGAAAAGTAAATTTTCATTTTAA
- a CDS encoding HDOD domain-containing protein, whose protein sequence is MPKIKQKIQNILQLVPFPAVAMEVIRLVDNPKTSASKLGEVISQDQALAAKVLRVANSPFYGFPKQISTINFAIVVLGFETLKEIVLSVSLTSSLASKLDGSFELEKFWRHSLLVGITTKHLAKDFGYRVSGEAFTAGLLHDIGILVIAQYFNKEFQQIAQLGKRREFPFDQIERRFLDNSTHYEIGSWLAERWNFPDQLVEAIAFHHQPHLAPKNPILPALIYLAEYICFRSGILNIEYGDHDESFNENLNPVLEILKLDINFLNDGFFELYKSKVQTDFIKNQIFSNEL, encoded by the coding sequence ATGCCGAAGATAAAGCAAAAAATTCAAAACATACTTCAACTTGTTCCGTTTCCAGCGGTAGCGATGGAAGTCATTCGGCTTGTGGATAACCCCAAGACGAGCGCATCTAAGCTTGGTGAGGTAATATCGCAAGATCAGGCGCTTGCGGCAAAAGTTTTAAGAGTCGCAAACTCTCCATTTTATGGTTTCCCGAAGCAGATCTCAACAATTAATTTTGCGATAGTTGTTCTCGGATTTGAAACATTGAAGGAAATTGTTTTAAGTGTTTCGCTTACGAGCTCTCTTGCGAGTAAACTTGATGGTAGTTTTGAACTTGAAAAATTCTGGCGTCATTCGCTTCTCGTCGGGATAACAACAAAACATCTTGCCAAAGATTTCGGCTACAGGGTTTCTGGTGAAGCTTTTACAGCGGGGCTTTTGCACGATATCGGAATCCTTGTAATAGCACAGTATTTTAACAAGGAATTTCAACAAATAGCTCAACTTGGCAAGAGGAGAGAATTTCCCTTTGATCAAATTGAGAGAAGATTTTTGGATAATTCAACTCACTATGAGATCGGTTCGTGGCTTGCAGAGAGGTGGAATTTCCCAGATCAACTTGTTGAAGCAATAGCGTTCCATCACCAGCCACATTTAGCTCCAAAAAATCCAATTCTCCCAGCTCTAATTTATCTTGCTGAATATATATGTTTTAGATCAGGGATTTTAAACATTGAGTATGGTGACCACGATGAATCTTTCAATGAAAATCTTAATCCCGTACTTGAAATTTTAAAACTTGATATTAATTTCCTTAACGATGGCTTCTTTGAATTGTATAAATCTAAAGTTCAAACTGACTTTATCAAGAACCAAATTTTTTCCAATGAACTGTGA
- a CDS encoding ATP-binding protein: MQKRNFVKLNPDIIEELIPQIEKFIESREVYIKALEKTIDLLKREIDLKTRTNTDFKDSIDEILLIQRLSTKISTALNYEDIITELIELTRQIIPVIDCNVYVYDDEAKNFKKLSERGANYLDAIMETYVEDGIIDYVLREKRSIVLPDINTTLDEFDEKNFVIVPLVLRNEGIGVYLIHTDKKQKDFTNQILLLLSILANQTAVAVENSRNYNALLKANEELKITQSQMIQAAKLAAVGELAGGIAHEINNPLQILLGHVQLMQLGRDLPKRIEIIKEQIEKISQITRRLLNFSRKVPEDFKFELVNVNFAIQEMLTLVSYQFKYNDIELILKLDPALPLIYGNKVYLQQVFLNLMINAKDAMPNGGKLIIETLSECDRIVIKFTDTGVGIPPEIKEKIFEAFFTTKGSKGTGLGLSISRWIIKKHNGEIKVESEVGKGSTFTITLPLNPEQGLK; the protein is encoded by the coding sequence ATGCAAAAGAGAAATTTCGTGAAGTTAAATCCGGACATAATAGAAGAACTTATTCCACAAATTGAAAAGTTCATTGAATCACGGGAAGTATATATCAAAGCACTTGAAAAAACGATTGATCTTTTGAAAAGAGAAATTGACTTGAAGACGAGAACAAATACCGACTTCAAAGATTCAATTGATGAAATTCTCTTAATTCAGCGACTTTCAACAAAGATAAGCACCGCGCTAAACTACGAAGATATAATAACAGAATTGATAGAACTTACAAGACAGATAATACCTGTGATAGATTGCAATGTCTATGTATATGATGACGAAGCAAAAAATTTTAAAAAGCTCTCTGAACGAGGGGCAAACTATCTTGATGCGATAATGGAAACTTATGTTGAAGATGGGATAATTGACTATGTTTTGAGAGAAAAAAGAAGCATTGTCTTGCCGGATATAAACACGACGCTTGATGAATTTGATGAAAAAAATTTCGTTATAGTTCCTCTTGTATTGAGAAATGAGGGAATCGGCGTTTACTTGATCCATACCGATAAAAAACAAAAAGATTTCACAAACCAAATTTTGCTTCTGCTTTCAATTCTTGCGAATCAAACCGCTGTAGCTGTTGAAAACTCAAGAAACTACAATGCTCTTTTAAAAGCAAATGAAGAATTGAAGATAACGCAATCACAAATGATTCAAGCAGCTAAGCTCGCAGCGGTTGGCGAGCTTGCAGGCGGAATTGCACATGAGATTAATAATCCACTTCAGATCTTGCTTGGACATGTTCAACTTATGCAGCTTGGACGAGATCTGCCGAAGAGAATTGAAATTATAAAGGAACAAATTGAAAAGATATCCCAAATTACACGACGACTTTTGAACTTTTCAAGGAAAGTCCCCGAGGATTTTAAGTTTGAACTTGTTAATGTCAATTTCGCAATTCAGGAGATGCTCACGCTTGTTAGTTATCAGTTTAAATACAATGACATTGAATTGATCTTGAAACTTGATCCAGCTTTGCCTTTGATCTATGGTAATAAAGTTTATTTACAGCAGGTCTTTTTAAATTTGATGATAAATGCTAAGGATGCAATGCCTAATGGTGGGAAACTTATAATAGAAACTCTTTCTGAATGTGACAGGATAGTTATAAAGTTTACTGATACGGGCGTTGGGATACCACCAGAGATAAAAGAAAAGATATTTGAAGCATTTTTCACAACAAAAGGAAGCAAGGGAACTGGGCTTGGTCTCTCAATAAGTAGATGGATCATAAAAAAGCATAATGGCGAAATAAAAGTTGAAAGCGAGGTCGGGAAAGGTTCAACATTTACGATAACTTTGCCGTTAAATCCAGAGCAAGGTTTAAAATAA
- the flgF gene encoding flagellar basal-body rod protein FlgF — protein sequence MIKGIYASAIGMIPNKLKIEIIANNLANIDTTGFKKDDIFIRILENAVLDINKSGGDELSGLLITKYTSFEQGNLKQTGNPFDLALNGKGFFVIQTPNGLRYTRNGSFTIAEDGTIVNSNGHALIGSNGAIKFPDITKLENLEIKITKNGEIYVGDRLIDKIRVVWFEDLSRLKKEESNYFFVDESSGEVELAKEFEIFQGFLEGSNVNPIEEMVKMIEASRIYEANYKMVQHQDETLTKINEAGKL from the coding sequence ATGATTAAAGGAATTTATGCTTCCGCAATTGGTATGATACCAAATAAATTGAAGATTGAAATCATCGCAAATAATCTTGCTAACATTGATACAACAGGCTTTAAGAAGGATGATATCTTCATAAGAATTCTTGAAAACGCCGTTCTTGATATTAATAAAAGCGGAGGAGATGAATTAAGCGGACTTTTGATAACGAAATATACAAGTTTTGAACAAGGAAATTTGAAACAAACTGGAAATCCGTTTGATCTTGCTTTAAATGGTAAAGGCTTTTTCGTTATTCAAACGCCAAATGGTTTGAGATACACAAGAAATGGAAGCTTCACAATCGCTGAGGATGGAACAATTGTTAACTCTAATGGTCACGCCTTAATTGGATCAAACGGGGCAATAAAATTTCCAGATATTACGAAGTTGGAAAATCTTGAGATAAAGATCACAAAAAATGGTGAAATTTATGTTGGGGATAGACTAATTGATAAAATAAGAGTTGTATGGTTTGAAGATTTGTCAAGATTGAAAAAGGAGGAATCAAATTATTTCTTTGTTGACGAAAGCTCAGGCGAAGTAGAATTGGCAAAGGAATTTGAAATTTTTCAGGGGTTCCTTGAGGGATCAAATGTAAATCCAATTGAGGAGATGGTAAAAATGATTGAGGCGAGCAGAATTTATGAGGCAAATTATAAAATGGTTCAACATCAGGATGAAACTCTTACAAAGATAAATGAAGCTGGAAAATTGTAA
- the flgG gene encoding flagellar basal-body rod protein FlgG: MERALRTAASGMFAQQINIDIIAHNLANVNTTSFKRSRAEFQDLMYQILKAPSSSSAQDRGVENVSEIQVGTGVQTVATLRDFKQGDLQPTNNPLDIAINGEGFFQVRKTDGTIAYTRDGSFKLSRDGRLVNSSGYVLEPEIIIPETAVAISISRDGIVEVLNAGETEPIEIGRIELVRFVNPAGLRSIGNNLYVETQASGQPIFGTPGSESFGELMQGYLEASNVDIVEEMVNMIIAQRAYEINSKTIKTVEEMLQMANNLKR; the protein is encoded by the coding sequence ATGGAAAGAGCACTGAGGACAGCGGCTTCTGGTATGTTTGCGCAACAAATTAACATTGATATTATTGCTCATAATCTCGCAAATGTTAATACGACTTCTTTTAAGCGAAGTAGGGCGGAATTTCAGGATTTGATGTATCAGATTCTTAAAGCTCCGTCTTCTTCATCGGCGCAAGATAGAGGCGTTGAAAATGTGTCAGAGATACAAGTTGGAACTGGTGTTCAAACAGTTGCAACTTTGAGAGATTTCAAGCAAGGCGATCTTCAACCAACCAATAATCCGCTTGATATTGCAATAAATGGTGAAGGTTTCTTTCAAGTGAGGAAAACAGATGGCACAATCGCTTACACACGAGATGGCTCTTTTAAACTTTCAAGAGATGGGCGACTTGTCAATTCGTCTGGATATGTGCTTGAACCTGAAATTATAATTCCAGAGACAGCAGTTGCAATAAGCATAAGCAGAGACGGAATAGTGGAAGTATTAAACGCAGGCGAGACGGAACCAATTGAAATTGGTAGAATTGAACTTGTAAGGTTTGTTAATCCGGCAGGATTGAGAAGCATTGGAAATAACCTTTATGTTGAAACTCAGGCATCTGGGCAACCGATTTTTGGAACGCCAGGTAGCGAAAGCTTTGGGGAACTAATGCAAGGTTATCTTGAAGCTTCAAATGTTGATATAGTTGAAGAAATGGTCAATATGATAATTGCTCAGCGTGCTTATGAAATTAACTCAAAGACGATAAAAACCGTTGAAGAAATGCTACAAATGGCAAACAATTTGAAACGATAA